One genomic window of Salvelinus fontinalis isolate EN_2023a unplaced genomic scaffold, ASM2944872v1 scaffold_1595, whole genome shotgun sequence includes the following:
- the LOC129849636 gene encoding uncharacterized protein LOC129849636 has product MVVVVVVVVVVVVVVVVVVVVEVVVVKVVVVKVVVVVVEVVVVKVVVVVVVVVVVVVVVVVKVVVVVVMVVVVVVVVVVVVVVVVVVVEVVVVVVVVVEVVVVKVVVVVVVVVVVVVVVVVVVVVVVVVVVVVVVVDVVVVVVVIVVVVVVEVVVVVVVIVVVVVVEVVIVVVVVVEVVVVEVVVVVVVVVVVVVVIVVVVVVEVVVVKVVVVVVEVVVVEVVVVKVVVVVIVVVVVVEVVVVKVVVVVVVVVVVVVVVVVEVVVVKVVVVVVVVVVVVVVVVVVVVVEVVVVKVVVVVVMVVVVVVVVVVVVVVVVVVVEVVVVVVVVVEVVVVKEVIVVVVVVVVVVVVVVVVVVVVSVVVVVLVVVVVVVVVLVVVVVLVVVVVLVVVVVVVVVVVLVVVVVVVVVLVVVAAVATAA; this is encoded by the exons atggtggtagtagtagtggtggtagtagtagtggtggttgtagtagtggtggtagtagtagtggaggtagtagtagtgaaggtagtagtagtgaaggtagtggttgtagtagtggaggtagtagtagtaaaggtagtggttgtagtagtggtggtggtagtagtagtggtg gtagtagtagtgaaggtagtggttgtagtagtaatggtggtagtagtggtggttgtagtagtggtggtggtagtagtggtggtagtagtagtggaggtagtagtagtggtggttgtagtagtggaggtagtagtagtgaaggtagtggttgtagtagtggtggtggtggtagtagtggtggttgtagtagtggtggtagtagtggtggtggtagtagtagtggtggtagtagtagtggatgtagtagtagtggtggttgtaatagtggtggttgtagtagtggaggtagtagtagtggtggttgtaatagtggtggttgtagtagtggaggttgtaatagtggtggttgtagtagtggaggtagtagtagtggaggtagtggttgtagtagtggtggttgtagtagtggtggttgtaatagtggtggttgtagtagtggaggtagtagtagtgaaggtagtggttgtagtagtggaggtagtagtagtggaggtagtagtagtaaaggtagtggtggttgtaatagtggtggttgtagtagtggaggtagtagtagtgaaggtagtggttgtagtagtggtggtggtagtagtagtggtggttgtagtagtggaggtagtagtagtgaaggtagtggttgtagtagtggtggttgtagtagtggtggttgtagtagtggtggtagtagtagtggaggtagtagtagtgaaggtagtggttgtagtagtaatggtggtagtagtggtggttgtagtagtggtggtggtagtagtggtggtagtagtagtggaggtagtagtagtggtggttgtagtagtggaggtagtagtagtgaagGAAGtgattgtagtagtggtggtggtggtagtagtggtggttgtagtagtggtggtagtggtagtagtatcggtagtggtagtagtattggtagtagtagtggtagtggtggtagtattggtagtggtagtagtattggtagtggtagtagtgttggtagtggtagtagtagtggtagtggtagtagtattggtagtggtagtagtagtggtagtagtattggtagtggtagcgGCAGTGGCAACAGCAGCCTAG